The Sinomicrobium kalidii region CTTTTCACTCAGCATTACAATCCTTTTTCCTTTAAACGGCAAAGTGCTTCGATATAATAGTAATCCGCATAGTTTATGGGGACGTCGATTTCATTTCCATGGGGAATACTACCCACATTGTGCATTAAAACAAAATGCCCGTTTTCTCCCGGTTCTGCCGTGTAGGCGCTGCTTGCCAGCGAATCGAGAATATGCACTGCATGTTTCAGGTATTTACCGTCGGTATAATTGCTCAGCTCCAGAAAGGCAGATGCAATAATGGCCCCGGAAGATGCATCTCTCGGTTCATCCGGAATGTCCGGGGCGTTAAAATCCCAGTACGGCACACCGTCTTCCGGGTAGTTCGGATGATTTAAAATAAAGTTTGCGATTTTTTCGGCAAGATCGAGATATTTTTTGTCTTTTGTATAGCGGTAACACATGGTATAGGCATACAAACCCCAGGCCTGTCCCCGCGACCAGGCGCTTTCATCGGCATGGCCCTGAGCGGTAACCTTACTGGAAACAGCCCCTGTTTCGGGATCGTAATCCAGTACATGGTAGGAACTCCCGTCGGCCCTGAAATGGTTTTTCATAGTGGTGTCTGCATGAGTTACCGCGATTTTCCTGTATATATTTTCTCCGGTTATTTCCGATACTTCAAACAATATTTCAAGGTTCATCAGGTTATCCACGATCACCGGGAATTTCCAGCCCCGTTTGCTCTGCCAGTTGTCAATGACATCCCAGCTCTGAATACATCCTACATTTTTGTTAAACCGCGTGATCAGGGAATTGGCCGCATCGATCAGGACCTGCTTGTATTTTTCCTCTCCGGTCATCCTATAGGCCTTTCCGAACGAATTGTTAAAAATGAAACCGAGGTCGTGGTCATTGGTCAGGTCCTTGTGATGGATGTACAGATTTTGTGCAGCGATGGCCGCTTCTTTCCATTTGGCGTCCCCTGTTCTTTCGTATTGCATCCAACAGGTGCCCGGCCAGAATCCTTCTGTCCAGTCATAGGGTTGCCTTGTCCATATGTTTTCGCCTTTCTTGTTAATACTTCTGGGGATCTTTTTTTCCTTGAGCGCCAGTGCACGCAATCCGGCCAGTTGTCGCTCACTTTTTTTTAATCTCGTTTCACTGGTTTTAGGTGATTTGCAGCTTATGGCAATCAGGGCAAATAGTAAGACCGTTGACTTGATAATTTTCATTATGGATTGTATTTGGTGTTTATCGTTTACGTTATTCTGGTTTTACGCTGTTTTCAAATGATTTTTCCGGGAAAGAAGGCTCCATGATGTGCCGTAAATGCTCCGGGATTACCGTTTCAGGATTTTTCGGGTCACTACTTTTCCGCGGTCATCCGTGATCTGTATGAGGTATATGCCGGGTTTCATGCTTTGCAGATCTAATGTCAGCCTGTTATCACCCGCAGAAAAATTATGGACCTTGTCGGACAGGCAGGCCCCGGAATTGGTAAACAGCCTGACCCTTACATTTTCGGTTTCCTTTCGCCTGCTTTGCAGGGTAATATTCCCGGCAGAGGGATTCGGGTAAACAATAAAATCGTTTTCTGTTGTTTCGAATGAAATGGTCTTTGCGTTCATGCCGGAAGGGGAGGTTCCCGATGACATGACCTTGAATACGAATTTGTTTATCCTGTAACTTCCGGAAGAACTCGTATTGAAAACAGAGGCCAGGTCAAAATCTGTCTGGCCGCCCGGAATGGTGATATCGAGAGTTGAAACATCGACAAATCCCGAGGAGAGAATGACATCTGCCGAAGATTGACTTCCTCCAAAAGAAATGCTTTTCGAAGTGTCGTTCCTGTTTACGATCATTCCCGTTTCTTCCCCGCCTACGAACTTTAGCCCGACTTTTAATAGCTGCAGGGCCGTTGAGTCCGGAAGATCAGAACAGTCAAACCCTATACGATAGCCTTCGTTGGGGTCTATACCGTTACCGGGGCCTCCGCGAATGCCCAGCTCTCCTGTTGAGCTCCTGTCGATCCCGGCATTGGTCAATAAGGCTCCGTAATCACTTCCTCCGCTGGTGCTGGTTGTACCCATGCCGTGC contains the following coding sequences:
- a CDS encoding glycoside hydrolase family 88 protein; the encoded protein is MKIIKSTVLLFALIAISCKSPKTSETRLKKSERQLAGLRALALKEKKIPRSINKKGENIWTRQPYDWTEGFWPGTCWMQYERTGDAKWKEAAIAAQNLYIHHKDLTNDHDLGFIFNNSFGKAYRMTGEEKYKQVLIDAANSLITRFNKNVGCIQSWDVIDNWQSKRGWKFPVIVDNLMNLEILFEVSEITGENIYRKIAVTHADTTMKNHFRADGSSYHVLDYDPETGAVSSKVTAQGHADESAWSRGQAWGLYAYTMCYRYTKDKKYLDLAEKIANFILNHPNYPEDGVPYWDFNAPDIPDEPRDASSGAIIASAFLELSNYTDGKYLKHAVHILDSLASSAYTAEPGENGHFVLMHNVGSIPHGNEIDVPINYADYYYIEALCRLKEKGL